A part of Oncorhynchus kisutch isolate 150728-3 linkage group LG2, Okis_V2, whole genome shotgun sequence genomic DNA contains:
- the LOC109868593 gene encoding TBC1 domain family member 8-like isoform X2: MWLNPEEVLLKNALKLWVTEKSNEFFLLQRRRGHGDTGGKFTGLLVGALDSVLDSNARVTPFRILLQMPGSQVSWTIACGAAVGEMNRHWDWLVQNLLHSLSVFENKEDVASFVKGKVKGLIAEEVRGRQAAQEEEPEKFREALLKFELCFGLPSSEKLVTTYSCCCWKGRVPRQGWLYLSINHMAFYSFLLGKEVKFVIPWAEVTRLERVSTGLMTDMVRVMTRRCQLDFSMFLSLDEAFGVIGQLADIALRRLLDSEGLELDRVLQQSSNITKRVLEEQALRTYVLALFRLPRGERLQEVALCSVWTPHARCHTTGTLFTTDSYLCFASRDEGHCSLLIPLSEVISIEKAESTSLLPNPVIVSVRSKKAFQLIELQDRDSLVDGLTSRLRALQWKHSMFRSKKSLTSSSPYYTFCYDTMYCDGEDIEERAQRQTVNTEALMACYHHSQPDPNNSTATMEQVKERLWEDHFPEYGRGVHMFRTEKIQKLVAMGIPESLRGELWMTFSDASSELASHPGYYSGLVTESMGQSSLATEEIERDLHRSLPDHPAFQNVKGIAALRRVLTAYAHRNPKIGYCQSMNILASVLLLYTKEEEAFSLLVAVCERMLPDYFNRRVIGAQVDQSVFEELIRDRLPELAEHIPDLSPLSSISLSWFLTLFLSVLPFRSAVCVVDCFFFHGIKAIFQLGLAVLDANATALCASADDSQALMILTGFLDQVKYDEDPSPPTPHPSQSGEEEGRPPVKQHTLITDLIADSYEKFGDLTVRQIEKLRCRHRIQVLQAHEDTTKENALRVVTPDVSLSPENLADVYDLFKTEHFINLYWGDGGTTLALQHHDPGRPYVEQYRVDRVQFKSLYMLLVPWLCGFHTDTVAHRTFTLLDQDRDSLITFREFAGWLDTLYFEELNEKVRLLYRLHIPPALTESEDDPSPLKSPQLSTTRPLHVELPNGEMRDFQEQLKQMLKDLAKEKEKDVEQPVPPMNQREFIQFCKTLYSMFHGNPDENELFQAIATVTSLVLQIGEVGHRSRCSGSEVSSEGGAGDEVEDDHREGSQEDHPVFSTEEDGERKEGTSKSSGSESQSEWAVSYAQILASLLTEQQLVNFFEKPMDLSAKVAEAKVKQYHERAGLLMLQQGTS; the protein is encoded by the exons ATGTGGTTGAATCCGGAGGAAGTTTTGCTGAAAAATGCATTGAAGCTTTGGGTTACCGAAAAATCTAACGAATTCTTCCTTTTGCAGCGCAGAAGAGGGCATGGAGACACAGGGGGGAAATTTACAG GTCTTCTGGTGGGAGCTCTGGACTCAGTGCTGGACTCCAATGCCCGGGTCACACCGTTCCGTATCCTACTACAGATGCCTGGGTCACAGGTCAGCTGGACAATAGCTTGTG GTGCTGCTGTCGGAGAGATGAACAGACATTGGGACTGGCTGGTCCAGAAcctactccactctctctcagtGTTTGAGAACAAGGAGGATGTTGCCAGCTTCGTAAAAGGGAAAGTCAAG ggtcTGATAGCGGAGGAGGTAAGGGGGAGGCAGGCGGCTCAGGAGGAGGAGCCTGAGAAGTTCCGGGAGGCGCTACTGAAGTTTGAGCTATGTTTCGGCCTGCCCTCCTCAGAGAAGCTGGTCACCACCTACTCCTGCTGCTGCTGGAAGGGGCGGGTCCCCCGGCAGGGCTGGCTCTACCTCAGCATCAACCACATGGCCTTCTACTCCTTCCTGTTGGGAAAGGAAG tgaagTTTGTGATCCCGTGGGCGGAGGTGACGAGGCTGGAGCGGGTCTCTACGGGTCTCATGACGGACATGGTGCGTGTGATGACGCGGCGGTGCCAGTTGGACTTCTCCATGTTCCTGAGCCTGGATGAGGCGTTTGGGGTCATTGGTCAGCTGGCTGACATCGCCCTGCGACGCCTGCTGGACAGTGAAGGCCTGGAGCTGGACCGAGTCCTCCAGCAGTCCTCCAACATCACCAAGAG GGTTCTGGAGGAGCAGGCATTAAGGACGTATGTCCTGGCTCTATTTCGGCTACCACGGGGCGAACGTCTTCAGGAGGTGGCGCTGTGTTCAGTGTGGACGCCCCATGCCCGCTGTCACACGACAGGAACACTCTTCACCACCGACAGCTACCTATGCTTCGCCAGCCGAGACGAGGGCCACTGCAGCCTGCTTATCCCTCTCTCAGAG GTGATCTCCATAGAGAAGGCGGAGAGTACCAGCCTGCTGCCGAACCCAGTGATCGTCAGCGTGAGGAGTAAGAAGGCCTTCCAGCTGATCGAGCTGCAGGACAGAGACAGCCTGGTGGACGGCCTGACATCACGCCTCAGAGCCCTCCAGTGGAAACACTCCATGTTCCGCAGCAAGAAATCTCTG ACCTCCTCGTCTCCCTACTACACCTTCTGCTATGACACCATGTACTGTGACGGGGAGGATATCGAGGAGAGAGCACAACGTCAAACAGTGAACACAGAGGCTCTAATGGCATGCTACCATCACTCTCAACCTGACCCCAACAACAGCACGGCT ACCATGGAGCAGGTGAAAGAGCGTCTATGGGAGGACCACTTCCCGGAGTACGGTCGAGGCGTCCACATGTTCCGCACAGAGAAAATCCAAAAGCTGGTTGCCATGGGGATACCAGAGTCGCTACGGGGAGAGCTATGGATGACCTTCTCTG ATGCCTCATCAGAGTTGGCATCCCACCCAGGCTACTACTCGGGGCTGGTGACAGAGTCTATGGGGCAAAGCAGTCTGGCCACGGAGGAGATCGAGAGAGACCTGCAccgctctctgccagaccacccCGCCTTCCAGAACGTCAAAGGCATTGCCGCGTTGCGCCGTGTCCTCACCGCATATGCCCACCGCAACCCCAAGATTGGCTACTGCCAG TCGATGAATATCCTGGCATCTGTGCTGCTACTGTACACTAAAGAGGAGGAGGCCTTCTCACTGCTAGtggctgtgtgtgagagaatgcTACCTGACTACTTCAACCGCAGAGTCATAG GTGCTCAGGTGGACCAGTCAGTGTTTGAAGAGCTGATCCGGGATCGTCTTCCCGAGCTGGCCGAGCACATTCCcgacctctcccccctctcttccatcTCCCTGTCCTGGTTTCTCACCCTCTTCCTCAGCGTGCTTCCCTTCCGCAGCGCTGTCTGTGTGGTAGACTGCTTCTTCTTTCACGGCATTAAAGCCATCTTCCAGCTGGGGCTAGCTGTGCTGGATGCTAACGCTACGGCACTGTGTGCTAGTGCAGATGACAGCCAGGCACTCATGATCCTCACTGG TTTTCTGGACCAGGTGAAGTACGATGAGGATCCATCTCCCCCTACCCCTCACCCGTCTcagagtggggaggaggagggcagaCCGCCTGTTAAACAACATACCCTGATCACTGACCTCATCGCTGACTCCTATGAG AAATTTGGAGACCTGACGGTGAGACAAATAGAGAAGTTGCGATGCAGACACCGGATCCAGGTTCTCCAAGCACACGAGGACACCACCAAGGAGAATGCG CTCAGGGTGGTGACCCcagatgtctctctctcccctgaaaACCTGGCTGATGTCTACGACCTCTTCAAG ACAGAGCACTTCATCAACCTGTACTGGGGCGATGGGGGCACCACATTGGCCCTCCAGCACCATGACCCAGGCCGGCCCTATGTAGAGCAGTACAGAGTGGACCGGGTCCAGTTTAAGAGCCTGTACATGCTGCTGGTTCCCTGGCTTTGTGGCTTTCATACTGACACCGTGGCCCACCGGACCTTCACACTACTGGACCAGGACAGAGACTCACTCATCACCTTCAGAGAGTTCGCTGGGTGGCTGG ATACGCTATACTTTGAGGAACTGAATGAAAAGGTCAGACTACTGTATCGTTTGCACATACCTCCAG CTCTGACTGAAAGTGAGGATGACCCATCTCCACTGAAGAGCCCTCAGCTGTCCACTACCAGACCACTCCATGTAGAGCTGCCCAATG GGGAGATGAGAGACTTTCAGGAACAGTTGAAACAGATGTTGAAAGACCTGGctaaagagaaggagaaggatgTGGAGCAACCTGTACCTCCAATGAACCAG AGGGAGTTCATCCAGTTCTGTAAGACCCTCTACAGCATGTTCCATGGCAACCCAGACGAGAATGAGCTCTTTCAGGCCATCGCTACAGTGACCAGCCTGGTGCTGCAGATCGGCGAGGTCGGGCACCGCAGCCGCTgctcagggtcagaggtcagcagCGAGGGTGGGGCCGGGGACGAGGTAGAGGACGATCACAGGGAGGGGAGTCAAGAAGACCATCCCGTCTTCAGCACCGAagaagacggagagagaaaggaggggaccAGCAAGAGTTCAGGGTCTGAGAGTCAGAGCGAGTGGGCGGTCAGCTACGCTCAGATCCTGGCTTCTCTCCTCACAGAACAGCAGCTAGTCAACTTCTTTGAGAAACCGATGGACCTGTCAGCAAAGGTGGCTGAGGCAAAAGTGAAACAGTACCATGAAAGGGCTGGTCTGCTTATGCTCCAGCAAGGGACCAGCTGA
- the LOC109868611 gene encoding 60S ribosomal protein L31 isoform X1, producing the protein MEVYERVSNYMAPNKKGGEKKKGRSAINEVVTREYTVNIHKRIHGVSFKRRAPRALKEIRKFAMKEMGTPDVRIDTRLNKAVWTKGVRNVPYRMRVRLSRKRNEDEDSPNKLYTLVTYVPVTTYKGLQTVNVDEN; encoded by the exons ATGGCGCCAAACAAGAAGGGCGGTGAGAAAAAGAAGGGGCGTTCTGCCATCAACGAGGTTGTGACCAGGGAGTACACCGTCAACATCCACAAGCGCATACATGGCGT GTCCTTCAAGAGGAGGGCACCTCGTGCTCTCAAGGAGATCCGCAAGTTCGCCATGAAGGAGATGGGAACCCCTGATGTACGCATCGACACTCGCCTGAACAAGGCTGTATGGACCAAGGGTGTGAG GAATGTCCCATACCGTATGCGCGTGCGCCTGTCAAGGAAACGCAATGAAGACGAGGACTCTCCCAACAAACTGTACACCCTCGTCACATACGTTCCTGTCACAACATACAAAG GTCTGCAGACGGTCAATGTGGATGAGAACTAA
- the LOC109868611 gene encoding 60S ribosomal protein L31 isoform X2, producing the protein MAPNKKGGEKKKGRSAINEVVTREYTVNIHKRIHGVSFKRRAPRALKEIRKFAMKEMGTPDVRIDTRLNKAVWTKGVRNVPYRMRVRLSRKRNEDEDSPNKLYTLVTYVPVTTYKGLQTVNVDEN; encoded by the exons ATGGCGCCAAACAAGAAGGGCGGTGAGAAAAAGAAGGGGCGTTCTGCCATCAACGAGGTTGTGACCAGGGAGTACACCGTCAACATCCACAAGCGCATACATGGCGT GTCCTTCAAGAGGAGGGCACCTCGTGCTCTCAAGGAGATCCGCAAGTTCGCCATGAAGGAGATGGGAACCCCTGATGTACGCATCGACACTCGCCTGAACAAGGCTGTATGGACCAAGGGTGTGAG GAATGTCCCATACCGTATGCGCGTGCGCCTGTCAAGGAAACGCAATGAAGACGAGGACTCTCCCAACAAACTGTACACCCTCGTCACATACGTTCCTGTCACAACATACAAAG GTCTGCAGACGGTCAATGTGGATGAGAACTAA
- the LOC109868568 gene encoding phosducin-like protein 3 isoform X1, with translation MTPWQHKLICHQTAYIDPNADTEWNDILRKKGVLPPKERTQDEVEEEALEKQIVLEQSSVVKTYESMTLDELDENEDDFSEEDEAAIEMYRQKRLAEWKATQIKNCFGEVVEISGQDYIKEVNKAGEGIWVVLHLYKQGVPLCTLINQHLSELARKFPQTKFLKSISTTCIPNYPDRNLPTIFVYHEGEMKAQYIGPLVFGGMNLKVEELEWRLSESGAVKTDLEENPKKQIEDKLMSSIRSTLPTRKDSDSEEN, from the exons ATGACACCCTGGCAACACAAACTTATTTGTCACCAAACCGCTTACATT GACCCTAATGCAGATACAGAGTGGAATGACATCCTGAGAAAGAAGGGGGTCCTTCCTCCCAAGGAGAGAACTCAGGATGAGGTTGAGGAGGAAGCTCTAGAGAAGCAGATAGTTCTTGAGCAGTCATCTGTTG TGAAAACCTATGAGAGCATGACTCTGGACGAGCTGGATGAGAACGAGGATGACTTCAGTGAAGAGGACGAGGCCGCCATCGAGATGTACAG ACAGAAGAGGCTTGCAGAATGGAAAGCCACCCAGATAAAGAATTGCTTCGGTGAAGTAGTGGAGATATCTGGGCAGGACTACATCAAGGAGGTGAACAAAGCTGGAGAGGGAATCTGGGTTGTGCTCCATCTCTACAAACAGGG AGTACCTCTGTGTACCCTGATAAACCAGCATCTATCAGAGCTGGCCAGGAAGTTCCCCCAGACCAAGTTCCTCAAGTCCATCTCCACCACCTGCATCCCCAACTACCCCGACCGCAACCTGCCCACAATCTTTGTCTACCACGAGGGAGAGATGAAGGCACAGTACATCGGGCCTCTGGTCTTCGGAGGCATGAACCTCAAAGTTGAAG AGCTGGAGTGGAGGTTATCGGAATCTGGCGCTGTCAAGACAGACCTGGAAGAAAACCCCAAGAAGCAGATTGAAGACAAGCTAATGTCGTCGATTCGATCCACTCTCCCCACACGGAAAGACAGTGACTCAGAAGAGAACTAG
- the LOC109868593 gene encoding TBC1 domain family member 8-like isoform X1, which produces MWLNPEEVLLKNALKLWVTEKSNEFFLLQRRRGHGDTGGKFTGLLVGALDSVLDSNARVTPFRILLQMPGSQVSWTIACGAAVGEMNRHWDWLVQNLLHSLSVFENKEDVASFVKGKVKGLIAEEVRGRQAAQEEEPEKFREALLKFELCFGLPSSEKLVTTYSCCCWKGRVPRQGWLYLSINHMAFYSFLLGKEVKFVIPWAEVTRLERVSTGLMTDMVRVMTRRCQLDFSMFLSLDEAFGVIGQLADIALRRLLDSEGLELDRVLQQSSNITKRVLEEQALRTYVLALFRLPRGERLQEVALCSVWTPHARCHTTGTLFTTDSYLCFASRDEGHCSLLIPLSEVISIEKAESTSLLPNPVIVSVRSKKAFQLIELQDRDSLVDGLTSRLRALQWKHSMFRSKKSLTSSSPYYTFCYDTMYCDGEDIEERAQRQTVNTEALMACYHHSQPDPNNSTATMEQVKERLWEDHFPEYGRGVHMFRTEKIQKLVAMGIPESLRGELWMTFSDASSELASHPGYYSGLVTESMGQSSLATEEIERDLHRSLPDHPAFQNVKGIAALRRVLTAYAHRNPKIGYCQSMNILASVLLLYTKEEEAFSLLVAVCERMLPDYFNRRVIGAQVDQSVFEELIRDRLPELAEHIPDLSPLSSISLSWFLTLFLSVLPFRSAVCVVDCFFFHGIKAIFQLGLAVLDANATALCASADDSQALMILTGFLDQVKYDEDPSPPTPHPSQSGEEEGRPPVKQHTLITDLIADSYEKFGDLTVRQIEKLRCRHRIQVLQAHEDTTKENALRVVTPDVSLSPENLADVYDLFKTEHFINLYWGDGGTTLALQHHDPGRPYVEQYRVDRVQFKSLYMLLVPWLCGFHTDTVAHRTFTLLDQDRDSLITFREFAGWLDTLYFEELNEKVRLLYRLHIPPALTESEDDPSPLKSPQLSTTRPLHVELPNAPDVCVHVEGEMRDFQEQLKQMLKDLAKEKEKDVEQPVPPMNQREFIQFCKTLYSMFHGNPDENELFQAIATVTSLVLQIGEVGHRSRCSGSEVSSEGGAGDEVEDDHREGSQEDHPVFSTEEDGERKEGTSKSSGSESQSEWAVSYAQILASLLTEQQLVNFFEKPMDLSAKVAEAKVKQYHERAGLLMLQQGTS; this is translated from the exons ATGTGGTTGAATCCGGAGGAAGTTTTGCTGAAAAATGCATTGAAGCTTTGGGTTACCGAAAAATCTAACGAATTCTTCCTTTTGCAGCGCAGAAGAGGGCATGGAGACACAGGGGGGAAATTTACAG GTCTTCTGGTGGGAGCTCTGGACTCAGTGCTGGACTCCAATGCCCGGGTCACACCGTTCCGTATCCTACTACAGATGCCTGGGTCACAGGTCAGCTGGACAATAGCTTGTG GTGCTGCTGTCGGAGAGATGAACAGACATTGGGACTGGCTGGTCCAGAAcctactccactctctctcagtGTTTGAGAACAAGGAGGATGTTGCCAGCTTCGTAAAAGGGAAAGTCAAG ggtcTGATAGCGGAGGAGGTAAGGGGGAGGCAGGCGGCTCAGGAGGAGGAGCCTGAGAAGTTCCGGGAGGCGCTACTGAAGTTTGAGCTATGTTTCGGCCTGCCCTCCTCAGAGAAGCTGGTCACCACCTACTCCTGCTGCTGCTGGAAGGGGCGGGTCCCCCGGCAGGGCTGGCTCTACCTCAGCATCAACCACATGGCCTTCTACTCCTTCCTGTTGGGAAAGGAAG tgaagTTTGTGATCCCGTGGGCGGAGGTGACGAGGCTGGAGCGGGTCTCTACGGGTCTCATGACGGACATGGTGCGTGTGATGACGCGGCGGTGCCAGTTGGACTTCTCCATGTTCCTGAGCCTGGATGAGGCGTTTGGGGTCATTGGTCAGCTGGCTGACATCGCCCTGCGACGCCTGCTGGACAGTGAAGGCCTGGAGCTGGACCGAGTCCTCCAGCAGTCCTCCAACATCACCAAGAG GGTTCTGGAGGAGCAGGCATTAAGGACGTATGTCCTGGCTCTATTTCGGCTACCACGGGGCGAACGTCTTCAGGAGGTGGCGCTGTGTTCAGTGTGGACGCCCCATGCCCGCTGTCACACGACAGGAACACTCTTCACCACCGACAGCTACCTATGCTTCGCCAGCCGAGACGAGGGCCACTGCAGCCTGCTTATCCCTCTCTCAGAG GTGATCTCCATAGAGAAGGCGGAGAGTACCAGCCTGCTGCCGAACCCAGTGATCGTCAGCGTGAGGAGTAAGAAGGCCTTCCAGCTGATCGAGCTGCAGGACAGAGACAGCCTGGTGGACGGCCTGACATCACGCCTCAGAGCCCTCCAGTGGAAACACTCCATGTTCCGCAGCAAGAAATCTCTG ACCTCCTCGTCTCCCTACTACACCTTCTGCTATGACACCATGTACTGTGACGGGGAGGATATCGAGGAGAGAGCACAACGTCAAACAGTGAACACAGAGGCTCTAATGGCATGCTACCATCACTCTCAACCTGACCCCAACAACAGCACGGCT ACCATGGAGCAGGTGAAAGAGCGTCTATGGGAGGACCACTTCCCGGAGTACGGTCGAGGCGTCCACATGTTCCGCACAGAGAAAATCCAAAAGCTGGTTGCCATGGGGATACCAGAGTCGCTACGGGGAGAGCTATGGATGACCTTCTCTG ATGCCTCATCAGAGTTGGCATCCCACCCAGGCTACTACTCGGGGCTGGTGACAGAGTCTATGGGGCAAAGCAGTCTGGCCACGGAGGAGATCGAGAGAGACCTGCAccgctctctgccagaccacccCGCCTTCCAGAACGTCAAAGGCATTGCCGCGTTGCGCCGTGTCCTCACCGCATATGCCCACCGCAACCCCAAGATTGGCTACTGCCAG TCGATGAATATCCTGGCATCTGTGCTGCTACTGTACACTAAAGAGGAGGAGGCCTTCTCACTGCTAGtggctgtgtgtgagagaatgcTACCTGACTACTTCAACCGCAGAGTCATAG GTGCTCAGGTGGACCAGTCAGTGTTTGAAGAGCTGATCCGGGATCGTCTTCCCGAGCTGGCCGAGCACATTCCcgacctctcccccctctcttccatcTCCCTGTCCTGGTTTCTCACCCTCTTCCTCAGCGTGCTTCCCTTCCGCAGCGCTGTCTGTGTGGTAGACTGCTTCTTCTTTCACGGCATTAAAGCCATCTTCCAGCTGGGGCTAGCTGTGCTGGATGCTAACGCTACGGCACTGTGTGCTAGTGCAGATGACAGCCAGGCACTCATGATCCTCACTGG TTTTCTGGACCAGGTGAAGTACGATGAGGATCCATCTCCCCCTACCCCTCACCCGTCTcagagtggggaggaggagggcagaCCGCCTGTTAAACAACATACCCTGATCACTGACCTCATCGCTGACTCCTATGAG AAATTTGGAGACCTGACGGTGAGACAAATAGAGAAGTTGCGATGCAGACACCGGATCCAGGTTCTCCAAGCACACGAGGACACCACCAAGGAGAATGCG CTCAGGGTGGTGACCCcagatgtctctctctcccctgaaaACCTGGCTGATGTCTACGACCTCTTCAAG ACAGAGCACTTCATCAACCTGTACTGGGGCGATGGGGGCACCACATTGGCCCTCCAGCACCATGACCCAGGCCGGCCCTATGTAGAGCAGTACAGAGTGGACCGGGTCCAGTTTAAGAGCCTGTACATGCTGCTGGTTCCCTGGCTTTGTGGCTTTCATACTGACACCGTGGCCCACCGGACCTTCACACTACTGGACCAGGACAGAGACTCACTCATCACCTTCAGAGAGTTCGCTGGGTGGCTGG ATACGCTATACTTTGAGGAACTGAATGAAAAGGTCAGACTACTGTATCGTTTGCACATACCTCCAG CTCTGACTGAAAGTGAGGATGACCCATCTCCACTGAAGAGCCCTCAGCTGTCCACTACCAGACCACTCCATGTAGAGCTGCCCAATG CTCctgatgtgtgtgttcatgttgaagGGGAGATGAGAGACTTTCAGGAACAGTTGAAACAGATGTTGAAAGACCTGGctaaagagaaggagaaggatgTGGAGCAACCTGTACCTCCAATGAACCAG AGGGAGTTCATCCAGTTCTGTAAGACCCTCTACAGCATGTTCCATGGCAACCCAGACGAGAATGAGCTCTTTCAGGCCATCGCTACAGTGACCAGCCTGGTGCTGCAGATCGGCGAGGTCGGGCACCGCAGCCGCTgctcagggtcagaggtcagcagCGAGGGTGGGGCCGGGGACGAGGTAGAGGACGATCACAGGGAGGGGAGTCAAGAAGACCATCCCGTCTTCAGCACCGAagaagacggagagagaaaggaggggaccAGCAAGAGTTCAGGGTCTGAGAGTCAGAGCGAGTGGGCGGTCAGCTACGCTCAGATCCTGGCTTCTCTCCTCACAGAACAGCAGCTAGTCAACTTCTTTGAGAAACCGATGGACCTGTCAGCAAAGGTGGCTGAGGCAAAAGTGAAACAGTACCATGAAAGGGCTGGTCTGCTTATGCTCCAGCAAGGGACCAGCTGA
- the LOC109868568 gene encoding phosducin-like protein 3 isoform X2: MQDPNADTEWNDILRKKGVLPPKERTQDEVEEEALEKQIVLEQSSVVKTYESMTLDELDENEDDFSEEDEAAIEMYRQKRLAEWKATQIKNCFGEVVEISGQDYIKEVNKAGEGIWVVLHLYKQGVPLCTLINQHLSELARKFPQTKFLKSISTTCIPNYPDRNLPTIFVYHEGEMKAQYIGPLVFGGMNLKVEELEWRLSESGAVKTDLEENPKKQIEDKLMSSIRSTLPTRKDSDSEEN; this comes from the exons ATGCAG GACCCTAATGCAGATACAGAGTGGAATGACATCCTGAGAAAGAAGGGGGTCCTTCCTCCCAAGGAGAGAACTCAGGATGAGGTTGAGGAGGAAGCTCTAGAGAAGCAGATAGTTCTTGAGCAGTCATCTGTTG TGAAAACCTATGAGAGCATGACTCTGGACGAGCTGGATGAGAACGAGGATGACTTCAGTGAAGAGGACGAGGCCGCCATCGAGATGTACAG ACAGAAGAGGCTTGCAGAATGGAAAGCCACCCAGATAAAGAATTGCTTCGGTGAAGTAGTGGAGATATCTGGGCAGGACTACATCAAGGAGGTGAACAAAGCTGGAGAGGGAATCTGGGTTGTGCTCCATCTCTACAAACAGGG AGTACCTCTGTGTACCCTGATAAACCAGCATCTATCAGAGCTGGCCAGGAAGTTCCCCCAGACCAAGTTCCTCAAGTCCATCTCCACCACCTGCATCCCCAACTACCCCGACCGCAACCTGCCCACAATCTTTGTCTACCACGAGGGAGAGATGAAGGCACAGTACATCGGGCCTCTGGTCTTCGGAGGCATGAACCTCAAAGTTGAAG AGCTGGAGTGGAGGTTATCGGAATCTGGCGCTGTCAAGACAGACCTGGAAGAAAACCCCAAGAAGCAGATTGAAGACAAGCTAATGTCGTCGATTCGATCCACTCTCCCCACACGGAAAGACAGTGACTCAGAAGAGAACTAG